The window GGTCGCGGCCAGGTCGACGCCCCGGGCCTCCAGACTGGCGGAGACCATCGCGTAGTTGGCCCCGAGCAGCACCGCCCCGCCCGCGGCGAAGACGGCGGTGTAGACCAGGGTCAGCCTGGCGCGCAGGGTGAGCCCGGCCCTGGCCCCGCCGCCCCTCCCCCTCCCCATGGACCGCACGTCAGACCCGGTACCCGTGGCCGGGGACTGTCCGGATCACCGGCGGATCCCCGAGTTTGCGGCGCAGTCCGTGCACCACGACCTTGAGCACGCCGCTGAACGGGTCCAAGTGGGCGTCCCAGACCTTCTCGACGAGGTGGGTCGTGCTCACCGGGGCGCCGTCCGCGCGCAGCAGCTCCTCCAGCACGCCCAGCTCCTTGGGGGAGAGGGAGAGCTCTCGGCCCTCGCGGAAGGCGGTGCGGCGGTTGGTGTCGACCACCAGCCCGGCCCGGGACAGCCGCGGGCGCGCGCCCGGGCGGGACCGGCGCCCCAGCGCGCGGACCCGCGCCAGCAGTTCCGCGTAGGCGAAGGGCTTGGCTAGGTAGTCGTCGGCGCCCAGGTCCAGACCCTCGACCCGGTCGTCCAGACCCCCGGCCGCAGTAAGCATGAGCACGCGGGCCTCGACGCCGGGGGCCTCGACCACCCGCGCGCACACCTGGTCTCCGTGCAGGACCGGCAGGTCCCGGTCCAGGACGATGACGTCGTAGCCGTGCACGCAGGCCATCTCCAGGCCCGTGTCGCCGTCGTGGCACACGTCCACGGCCATGCCCTCCCCGCGCAGCCCCTCGGCGACGGTCTCGGCCAGCGCCGGTTCGTCCTCCACCACCAGGACCCTCATGCGTCCCCCTCGCTCACGGCCCGCACCCCGATGGCGGCGCCCCGGACCAGCACTACCGTCCCGGCGGTTAGGCGGAGGTTAACCCCGCCGGACTCCGCGGCCCTAACCGGCGGCTAACCCGGGCTCCGCTGACATGGGCCGTGCGACACGCAGGAGAGGTGCCGGACGGGGCACCCCCACGGGACAGGAGTGATCGACATGCGCGTGACAGCGGGCCCCCTCGTCGGGGCGGCACTGGCCGGACTGCTGCTGACCGGCTGCGGAGCCCTCGGCGGCGGTGAGTCCGGCGGTGGCGGCGCCGAGGGAGGCGAGGAGACGTCCGCGGAGGAGGCCAGGCTGGAATTCGCCGAGTGCATGCGCGACAACGGCCACGAGATGCCCGACCCCGAGCCCGACTCCGAGGGCGGCGTCGCCTTCGCCCTGCCCGAGGCCGACCAGGAGGGGTTCAAGGAGGCGTTGGAGGCCTGCGAGGAGCACCTCCCGGTGGACGAGGACGCCCCCGACCAGCAGGAAGTGTTCGAGCAGGACCTGAAGATGGCCGAGTGCCTGCGGGAGAACGGGATCGACATCCCCGACCCCAGGCCCGGTGAGAGCCTGACGCTGCCCGTGGACCCGGAGGACGACGAGCACACCGAGGCGTTGACCACCTGTTCCGAGGATGTCTTCGGAGAGGGCGGCGGCTTCGGCGGCACCACCGGGGCCGGAGGAGGGAACTCGTGAGCGCCGACACCGCGCTCCTCCCCGAGGAGGAGCGGGAGGAGGAGCGGCCGCCCCGCCGCTGGTTCGGTCCGCTGTGGCTGGGCGCGGCGCTGCTCACCCTCGTGCTCCTGTGCGTCGTGGCGTGGGCGGCCGTGCGAGGACTGCCGGGGGGTTCCGCGGACGGTGAGGCTCCCGACCCCGGACCGACGGCGCGGATCGAACGCACCACGCTGCTGCGCGAGGAGAACCTCGACGGCGCCCTGGGGTACGCGGGCGGGGGCACGTTCTTCGCCCGCTCCGACGGCGTGGTCACCCGGCTGCCCGGGGTGGGCTCCGAACTGACCGCGGGCGACCTCGCCTGGGAGATCGACGGCAGGCCCACGGTCCTGCTGCGCGGGGACAGGCCCGCCTACCGGCCGCTGGAACCGGGGAGCAGCGGCGAGGACGTGCGCCAGTTCGAGCGGGCGCTGGCCGAACTGGGCTACTCGGGCTTCACCGTGGACGACGAGTACACGTGGCTGACCGCCGAGGCCGTCCGTCGCTGGCAGGACGACACCGAGGGCATGGAGGTCACCGGCGAGGTGCACCCCTCCCAGATCTGGTACACGTCCGGCGCGGTGCGGGTGACCGGGCACGAGGTGGACGTCAGCGCGGGCGTCGCGCCCGCGACGGCGCTGCTGACCACCAGTTCCACCCGCCAGGTCGTGCGTGTGGACCTGGCCGTCGGCGACCGCGACCTGCTCACCGAGGACGCCGGGGTCACCGTCCAACTGCCCGGCGGGGAGAGCGTCGCCGGAGTGGTGGAGAGCGTCGGCACCGTCGCCAGCGTCGAGGAGGGCGAGGAGGGCGCGGGCGGGGGCGGCGACCCCACCGTGGAGGTGGTCATCGACCTGGAGGAGGACCCCGCGGGCTTCCTCGACCAGGCACCGGTCACCGTGGTCGCCCGCGGGGAGTCGCGGGAGGACGTGCTGGCCGCGCCGGTGGGCGCGCTGATCGCGCTGCCCGGGGACCGCTACGGACTGTCCGTGGTGGACGCGGACGGCACCGTGCGCGACGTGCCGGTGGAGACGGGCTGGTTCTCGGACGGCCGGGTGGAGGTCAGCGGCGAGGGGATCGGCGAGGGCACCGAGGTGGTGGTCCCCGAATGAACGCGGCCGAGTTCACCGGGGTGAGCCGCCACTACCCCGGCGGTGTACGGGCCCTGGACGGGGTGGACCTGGTCGTGGGCCGCGGCGAGATGCTGGCGATCGTGGGCCCCTCGGGCTCGGGCAAGTCCACCCTGCTCAACCTGCTCGGCACCCTGGACGCGCCGACCTCGGGCACGGTGCGCGTGTTCGGGCACGATGTGGGGTCCCTGCGCGACGACGAGCTGTCCGCGCTGCGGGCACGCTCGGTCGGTTTCGTCTTCCAGCAGTTCCACCTGGCGCCCAACGTGCGGGCCGTGGACAACGTGGCCGAGGGCCTGCTGTACTCCGGCGCGTCCAGACGCGAGCGCGGGCGCCGTGCGCTGCGGGCGCTGGAGCGCGTCGGGCTGACCGACCGCGCCGGCCACCGGCCGCACGAGCTGTCCGGCGGGCAGAGGCAGCGCGTGGCGATCGCCCGCGCTGTGGCCTCCTCCCCCCGGATGCTGCTGGCCGACGAGCCGACCGGGGCTCTGGACTCGGCCTCGGGCGCGGCCGTGATGGAACTGCTCGGCGAGCTGCACCGGGACGGGGTGACCGTGGTCGTGATCACGCACGACAGGGAGTTGGCCGCGGGTCTGCCGAGACGGGTGGAGGTGCACGACGGCCGGATCGTCGCCGACTCCGGTCGCCCGGTCCCGGTGGACACGGGTGCCGACGGCGCGGCGGGGACGGACGGCTCCGCGCGGCCCCGCGACGCGGCGCGGACGGGCTCCGCAGGACCCCGGGCCAAGGGGGTCCGGTGAGGGGGCGGGACAGGGAGGACGCGGTGGAGGCTCCGCGCGCGGGAGGCGCGGAGAGGGAGCCGGGCGGGGAGGGCCCGGGAAGGGGTCTGTGGGCAGGGCGGCGCGAGCGGGGCCCGGTACGGGGTCCTCGGGCACCGTGGAGCGGACGCGGACCGGGCGCCGTGCGGAGTTCGCGGGCGCGGCGGCGCGGGCCGGGCCTCCGACCGGCCAGGTTGTCCGTCTCCGACCGGCTGCGGACCGGGGCGAGCGGCCTGCGTGCCCGGCCGACGCGGGTGGTGCTGTCCGCCCTGGGCATCGCCATCGGGATCGCGGCCATGGTCGCGGTGGTGGGCGTCTCGGAGTCCGGCAGGGCCGAGCTGGACGCCCGGATCGGACGCCTGGGCACCAACATGCTGACCGTCGCCCCGGGCAGCGACCTGTTCGGCGGCACCGCCGTGCTCCCGCCCGAGGCCAAGGGCCGGATCGACCGTATGCCGGAGGTGGAGCGCTCCGCCCAGGTGGAGATGGTGAAGGGGGCGGGCGTCTACCGGAGCGACCTCGTCCCCGAGGGCGAGTCCGGGGGGATCGCCGCGTACGGCGTGGAACCGGGCCTCCTGGACACACTGCGCGCCCGGGTGGACGAAGGCGTGTGGCTGAACCCGGCCACCACCGACCACCCGTCGGTCGTGCTGGGGCGGGACGCGGCCGCGAGGCTGGGCGTTACCCGGGTCACCCCGGACACCCTGGTGCTGGTCGGGGACGAGTACTTCGCCGTCGTCGGCATCCTGGACGCGGTGGAACTGGCCCCCGAGCTGGACAACGCGGTGCTGGTCGGCCAGGAGGTGGCCGAGAGCCTGCTCGGCGCTCGCGGTGAGGCCTCCACGATCTACGTGCGCCTGGCCCCCGATCGGGTCGCGGACGCACGATCGCTGGTCGGGCGCAACGCCAACCCGGAAAACCCCAACGAGGTGAGGGTGTCGCGCCCCTCGGACGCGCTGGAGGCGCAGCGGGCCGCCGACCAGACCCTCAACGGGCTGCTGCTGGGACTGGGCGGGATCTCCCTGCTGGTGGGCGGGGTGGGGGTGGCCAACACCATGGTCATCTCGGTCCTGGAACGTCGCGGGGAGATCGGGCTGCGCCGGGCCCTGGGCGCCACACGCCGCGACATCCGGACGCAGTTCCTGGTCGAGGCGGTCGTGCTCTCGGCCCTGGGCGGCGCGGCCGGGAGCGTGCTCGGCGTCCTGACGACGCTGGTCTACGCGGTCCTGCGGAGCTGGCCGTTCGCCGTGCCCTGGTGGGCGGGGGCCGGGGCCCTGGCGGCGACGGTCGTCATCGGTGCGGTGGCTGGCCTGGTGCCCGCGCTGCGCGCGGCGGCGCAGCACCCGACCGAGGCGCTCGGTTCCGCCTGACCCCGTGGCGCCGCCGTGGTGCCGCGCCCGACCGCAGACAGCGGTCGGGCGCGGCCATTGCGTTGGCGGCATGAGGCTGACCACCGGACGTTTTCCGTTGAACTGAAGGTGACGAAACCCGTTGCGTAGCCGATCGTGATTTCGTTGCGTTGTTTCGTCACCAGAAAACGCGTTCAGCCACGCCCTGCCGAGCGCCCGCACGGCGGCCCGGCCGACCGACCGGGGCGGTGCCCGCCGGGGTGCCCCGCACCGGTGGCCGCTCCGGTCGGGTGAAGGCCGGTGAATCCGGGGCCGCACGGCGCTGGGCGCGGGTCGAGGACGAGCGGGCGGTCCGGCATACGCGGTGCGACCGGTCGAGGCACCCGCGGAGAACGCGACCACGCGCGCGGCACCGCCGGGGAGCACCACCACGCGTGCGGCGCGATCGGGCCGCGCCCTGACGGGAACCGCGACCGGACGTGCGCGCACCGTTATGGGAACGCTCCCAAAAAGGGGGATGGGCACCCTCTGAAAACTGGGGGATACTGACCGCCATGGCCGGTACGGTCCCGCTCCGACTGCCGCGCGCCACGGTGTTCGCCGCGGTGTGCACGGGTGTGTCCTCCACCGGCCACGTCCTGGCCTCCGGACACGCGGTGTCGCCGCTCGGCCTCGCGGCGGGGTTCGTCCTCGTCCTCGCCGTCGCCCACGGGCTCTTCCGCTCCGAGCAGCGCCTCGGCCCCCTCGTCGCGACGACGCTGTGGGGACAGACCGCCCTGCACCTGCTGTTCGCGGTCGCGTCGCCGGGCGGCTCCGCGCCGCACGGCGACGCCCACGCGGCCGGTTCCGGGGCACTGGCCGGAGCCGGGGTCGGGCCGGGCATGCTCCTCGCCCACGCCGCCGCCGGGGTGGTGTGCGCGTGGTGGCTGCGCCAGGGAGAGCGGGCGGTCCTCGCCCTCGTCGACCTCGTGCGCTCCCTGTTCCACGGCCTGCTGGTCCTCGCCTCGGCCCCCGGCGTTCCCGCGCGCGGCGGACCCGCGCGGCTCCGCCGACGCACGCCGCTCCGGCACGGCGTCGTCCTCCTGTTCCTGCGGCACGTCCGGATCCTGCGCGGACCGCCCGCGGCCTTCCTGTCCTGAGCCATCCGCCGGTGCCGCCAGCGCCCGGCCTCCACCGACACGTCGGTGCCCCAGGCGTGCCCGCACCCCCCGGGCCGCCCCGAACCAGACCCAGGAAGGTCGCCCCCATGACGTCCCATGCCCCCGACCGGCTCGACTCCCCCGAGACGCCTCCTCCGGACCGCCGCTCCCCCGTCTGGGCGGCCCTGCGCCAACTCCTCCTACGCCTGCACTTCTACGCCGGAGTCCTCGTCGCGCCGTTCATCGCCGTGGCCGCCCTCACCGGACTGCTGTACGCGTACGCGCCGCAGCTGGAGCAGGTGCTCTACGCCGACCAGCTCCGCGTCACCCCCGGCGACAGCGCGCTGCCCCTCCAGGAACAGGTGGACACCGCGGTCGCGGCACGTCCCGAGGGAACGCTGAGCGCCGTGCGCCCGGGCACGGCCCCCGACGAGAGCACCCGCGTCCTGCTGGACGTGGAGGGGCTCCCCGAGAGCTACCGGCTCGCCGTCTTCGTCGACCCCTACAACGGCGAGGTCCTCGGCGAGACGACCAGCTACGGCAGCAGCGGCGCGCTGCCCGTGCGGTCGTGGCTGTCCGAACTCCACCGTCACCTGCACCTGGGTGAGTTCGGCCGCCTGTACGGCGAACTCGCCGCGAGCTGGCTGTGGGTGGTCGCTCTGGGCGGGGTCGTGCTGTGGACCGCGCGCCGGCGCAAGGCCCGCCGCCTGCGCCGCACCCTGCTGCCCGAGCCCTCCGCCAAGGGGCGGAACCGGACCATGTCCTGGCACGGGTCGCTCGGCATCTGGGCCGTAGCCGGCCTGCTGATGGTGTCCGCCACCGGACTGACCTGGTCCCGGTTCGCCGGGGCCAACGTGACCGACATGCGGGTGGCCCTCGGCTGGACCACGCCGTCGCTGTCGGCGCCCGCCCCGTCGGAGCACGCGGACCACGAGGAGCAGGCGGACCACGCGGGGCACGAGGACCACGGCGGGCACGGCGACCACGCGGACCACGGCGCGGCCGGACAGGACGTGGACCTGGACACGGTCCTGGCGTCCGTGCACGCCGCGGGGATCGACGGCCCGATGGAGATCTCGGTGCCCGTGGAGGAGGGCGCGCCCTTCACCGTCCAGGGAACCGGGCGGAGCTGGCCCGTGCACCAGGACGCGGCGGCCGTGGACGCGACGAGCGGCGAGGTGGTCGAGGAGCTGCGGTTCGAGGACCATCCCTTCGTCGCCAAGATGGCCACGTGGGGGATCGCCTTCCACATGGGTCTGCTGTTCGGCCTGCCGAACCAGCTCCTGCTGACGGGGATCGCCCTGTCCGCGCTCTTCCTCGTGTTCTGGGGCTATCGGATGTGGTGGCTGCGCCGCCCGACCCGGGACACCGCGTTCGCCATGGGACGGCCGCTCGCCCCGCGCGGGACCTGGCGGGGGCTGCCGTGGTGGTGCCTGGCCCTGGTCGCCGCGGCGGCGGTGGGCGTCGGCCTGTTCCTGCCGGTGTTCGGGGTCTCCCTGCTGGCCTTCCTCGTGGTGGACGCGGCCCTGGGCCTGCGGCGCGGGCGCACGCGCCCGGAGTCCGTCCCGAAGCCGTGACCGCGCCGCCGGGACCGGACGCACCCGACGCGTCCGGTCCCGGCGGGTCCGGTCGTCCGCGCCGGACCGCCGACGGGCGCGGATGAAGGATTCCTCATGTTCGTTTCATCTCGTATTCCCCCGCGCCCGGAAGGCTCGGGGAGTATGAGATCACCACTGTTGTTGCTGTTAGCGGGCACCGTCGCGGCCCTCCTGGTCGCGGGGGCGGTCCTGGTGTGGGCGATGCCCGAGCGCACCCCGGACACCGCCGCCCCGGGTGAGGTCGTGGTCGGGGAGTCCCCCGGCGCCAGCCCCGCCCCTCCCTCCGACGAGGACGTCGTCCCTCCCCCGCCGCCGATCACCGACCACGACGGCGACGGGACCCCCGACGCCGAGGACCCCGACCACTCCGAGGCGTCGGCCGAGCCCTCGCCGTCCCCCTCCTCGACTCCGAGCCAGACCCCCGCCCCCACCTGCGGTAACGGCGACGGCGATGATGATGACGACTGCGACGACGACAACGACGACAACGAGGGCGGCGACGATGACGACTGAGGGTCGTTTCGACGGGGACGCCCCGACCGAGGACCTCAGCGGCGTGGTCGGCGGGAACTCCTGGAGCGCGTCCGCGCACACCGACGTGAACTCCACCATGGTCATGAGGGGACCCCAGCCGGAGGTGCCGCAGAAGCGGCGCATCCCCGCCAGACTCCTCATCATGGCCTGGGTCGTCCTGCTGATGGCCGCCGTCCTCGTCCTGGTCAACATCCTCACCTGGAGCGCGCTCACCGCGCGCAACGACGAGCGCGTGGACGGGGCGCTGTCCCAGGAGATCGGCGAGTTCCAGGAGTTCGCCGCCGTGGGCGTGGACCCGAACACGGGTGAACCCTTCACCGACGTCTCCACCCTCATCCGGCTCCACCTGGCACGCCAGTACCCCGACCGGGCCGAGATCCTGTTCGGCTGGGTGGAGGAGTCGGCCTCCGGCGGCGGCGCGGGCGGCGCCCCGGACGCCGCGGCCCAGCCCGGACGCATCCGTCAGGGCCAGGAGCCGCCCTTCGACGTGTCCGCGGATCCCGCGATGGTCGCGGAGGTCCTGGAGGCGTCCAGCGCCCGCGGCACCCTGGACACCCCCGCCGGTCCGATGCGGTGGGAGAAGATCCGCGCCCTGCCCCCGGGCGGCGGCACCGACGCCGAGGGCGCGGGGTGGTTCGTCATCGGCTACTTCACCGAGGCCGACGAGGACACGGTCACCTCCACCACGCAGACGATCGCGCTGGTCAGCCTGGCCGGGCTGATCGCCGCGAGCACCGCGGCCTGGTGGGTGGCGGGACGCTTCCTCGCGCCCGTGCGCCTGGTCCGGCAGACGGCCGCGCACATCACCGAGGAGGACCTGACCCGGCGCATCGACGTGTCCGGTCGGGACGACATCGCCGCGCTCGCCGAGCAGTTCAACAGCATGCTGGACCGGCTGGAGGGCGCCTTCACCGCCCAGCGGCAGTTCGTGGACGACGCCGGGCACGAGCTGCGCACGCCCATCACCATCGTGCGCGGCCACCTGGAGCTGATGGGCGACGACCCCGAGGAGCGGCGCGAGGTCCTGCGCCTGGTCACCGACGAGCTGGACCGCATGAGCCGGATCGTGGAGGACCTGCTGCTGCTCGCCAAGGCCCAGCAGCCCGACTTCCTGCGCGAGGAGGAGGTGTCCCTGGCCGAGCTGACCAGCGACATCGACGCCAAGGTGCGCAGGCTCGGCGACCGCGACTGGCGACTGGAGTCGCTGGCCGAGGGGGTCGCCCGGCTCGACCCGCAGCGCGTCACCCAGGCCGTGGTGCAGCTGGCCGCCAACGCGGTGCGGCACACCGCGCCGGGATCCACACTGCGTGTGGGCTCGGGGTTCAGCGGCGACGACGTGCTGTTCTGGGTCTCCGACCAGGGGCCCGGCATCCCGGCCGAGGAGCACGGCCGGATCTTCGAGCGCTTCTCGCGGGGCAGCGGGGCGGCCAGGGGGGACCGGGGCGCCGGTCTGGGCCTGGCCATCGTCCGCGCCATCGCCGAGGCCCATCACGGACGGGTGGACCTGCGCTCCGCGCCGGGCGTCGGTTCGACGTTCACCCTCGTCATCCCCACCGGAAAGAGGTACGTGTGAGTCGCATCCTCATCGTCGAGGACGAGGAGCGGATCGCCTCGTTCGTCCGCAAGGGCCTGGACGCCAGCGGGTTCACCACCACCGTGGTGGGCACGGGGGCGGAGGCCGTGGACTACGCGGTGACCGGCGGGTTCGACCTGATGCTGCTGGACCTGGGCCTGCCGGACACCGACGGGTTCGACGTGCTGCGGCGCGTGCGCTCGCTGGGCGTGGACATCCCCGTGGTCATCCTGACCGCGCGCGACGGCGTGCGGGACACGGTGACCGGCCTGGAGATCGGGGCCGACGACTACGTCACCAAACCGTTCCGGTTCGAGGAACTGCTGGCCCGGGTGCGGCTGCGGATGCGCAACGAGCGTCCGACCGAGCTGACGGTGCTGCGCGCGGGCGGCCTGGCCCTGGACCTGCGCACGCGGCGGGTGGCGGTGGAGGGGACGTCCGTGGACCTGACCGCGCGCGAGTTCTCCCTGCTGGAGCTGCTGATGCGGCACCCGGGCCAGGTGCTCACCAGGCAGCAGATGCTGTCGCACGTGTGGGGCTACGACTACGACCCCGGGTCGAACGTGGTGGACGTGTTCGTGCGGGCGCTGCGCCGCAAGGTGGGCGCGGAGCGGATCGTGACCGTGCGCGGGATGGGCTACCGGTTGACCGGGTGAGACGGGCGGCCCTGTGCTGACCCGGGTGGTCCGGACTGCCCTGCACACCGGGTGACCCGCGTGCTCCGGGTGGTCCTGTGCTGACCCGCGTGGCCTGCGTGACCTGCGTGAGCCGGACGGCCCGGGCCATGCGTGACCGGCGTGACACGGAGGACCCGGACGGCCCGGGCCACGAGCGGCCCGCGTGGTACGGACGGCCCGGAGCGGCCCGGTGTGCCCCCGGATGACCGGGGCGCTCCGGGTCGGCGGGGCCCCGGTGTGCGGCGGGCGATGTTCTGGTGACGAGGGGGCGGGGGTGTCGGTGACGCCCCCGCCCCCTCGTCCATGTCGCGGATGACCGACGCGTGACAAACATGAGGGTTCCCTCATCCACTCCTCATGGGTTCCTCACCGCCCGTCCAGAGGATGAACGCATGTTCTGGTTCGCGCTGGCGGTCAACACGACCGCGATCATCGTCCTGTCCTACGCCATCTACTTCCGCCGCCACGGGCGCCGCGACCTGCTGCTGGCCTACGTGGCGCTCAACACCGGCATCTTCGCCGTGGTGTCCATGCTGACCAACCAGGAGGTCGGCCTGGCCGTCGGCTTCGGTCTGTTCGGCGTGCTGTCGATCCTGCGCCTGCGGTCGGACCTCATCAGCCAGGGCGAGATCGGCTACTACTTCACGGCGATCGCCCTGGGCCTGGTCAACGCGGTGGCGGCCCCGATGCCCTGGGTGCTGCTGGGCCTCAACGCCCTGCTGCTCACCGGCATGTACGCGGCCGACCACCCGCGTCTGCTCTCGCGGCACGAGCGCCGCATCCTGACCCTGGACGTGGTGCACGAGGACTCCGTGGCCCTGCGCCAGGACCTGGAGGCCCGGCTGCGCGGCCGGGTCACGAAGATCGAGGTCACCGAGGTCGACTACGTGCGCGACCTGATGGTCGTGGACGTGCGGTTCCAAGCGCCCCGGATCGCGTCGGTCCCGGGCTCCGGGCGCGGGTTCGGGCATGGCTTCACCTCCGTGACGGGACGCCGATGAGCACGGCCGCCCCCGCCCCCGCCCCTGCGGAAGCCCCCGCCACCGTGGAGAGACCCATGACCCTGGACGCCCTCGGTCCCGTGGAAACGCCCGCTCCGGTGGACGTTCCCTCCCCGGTCCTGGCGGCGCTGCGCCCGATGTCGCTCGCCGAGATCAACGAGCGCGCCGCCCTGGTGACCCGGACCTGCCGCAAGTACCTGGTGCCCGTCGAGCTGCTGGAACCGCTGTTCGCGGCCGCCGGGGACCGGTTCGGGGTGCTGACCATCGACGGGCAGCGGGACTTCCAGTACTCGTCCACCTACTTCGACACTCCCGACCTGCGGACCTTCCACGACCACCGCCAGGGGCGGCGGGTGCGCTTCAAGGCCCGGACGCGCACGTACGTGGACACGGGGACGCGCATGTTCGAGATCAAGCTCAAGGGCGCGCGCGGGATCACCGACAAGACCCGGATCGCCTACACGGGGCCGCCGGACCGGATGACCCCCGAGGCCCGGCGGTTCCTGGACGACACCCTGCTCTCGTACGGCATCGAGGCGCCCGACGTGCTGGCGGCCAGCGCGGTGACCGACTACCGGCGCACGACGGTGGTGGCCTTCTCGGGTGAGGAGCGGGTGACGGTGGACACCGGCCTGGTCGGCTACCGGGCGGGCTGGTCGGTGCGGATGCGCCCGGATGCGGTGCTGCTGGAGATCAAGACGCGCGGCGGGCTCACCGCGACCGAGCGCAGGCTGCACGAGCACGGGGTCCGGGAGGCGCGGTTCACCAAGTACGGGGCGACGGTGGCCGCTCTGGAGCCCGGGCTGCGGGGCAACCGGTGGCACCGGGCGATGGGCGCGTGCCTGGACCACCCGGCGCCGTGCGCCCTGGAGCGGGCGCGGGTGGGTGCGGCGCCCGCTCTCCGGCGGAACCGTTGACGGGCACGGGAACCCGCACCGTCCGGGTCCGCCGGGCGGCCGACGGCCCGTCACCCCGCGTCTCGGGGCGCCGTCCCCTCCGTCCCCGCACGGAAAATCCGGATGCGCTCCCCGCCCCCGGTCTGTGACCATGTCCACCGAACGACGGGGGGAGGCCGGGATGCGGGACCAGGACGGGTGTCTGATCCTCTCGGGAATGCCCGGAGCCGGAAAGTCGACGGTGGCTCCGCTGGTGGCCGCACGGTATCCGCGTGCGGCCCACATCAGCGGGGACGTTCTGTCCTACATGGTCGTCCAGGGACGCGTCGGCTTCAACGGGCGGCCCGCGGAGGAGGCGCGGCGCCAGCTGCGGCTGTGCGTGCGCAACATGTGCGACCTGGCGGCCAACTTCGCCGACAACGGCGTCTTCCCGGTCGTCGAGTACACCATCGACAACCGCCGGATGCTGGACGCCATGGTGGAGATGCTGCGGCCCAGGCCGGTCATGTTCGTCGCCCTGTTCCCGCCCCTGGAGGTGTGCCGGCGGCGCAACGCCACGCGCGACCCCGGGCACCGCGTCGACTTCGACTTCGCGCCGCACTACCGGGCGATGCGGGAGGACCTGGGCGGAGTCGGCTGGTGGTTGGACACCGCGGCCCTCACCCCGGAGGAGACCGCCGACCTGATCCGCGCCCGCGCGCACGAGGAGGCGCTCCTCTGACGGAGCGGTACCGACGCCCCGGAGCCCGCCCGCGCGATGAATGGCACCGGCCCCGCCCCGGGAATGGACGGGGCCTCCGGACCTTTTTCCGCGACAATCCGTTGACCGGGTTCCGCGCCTTTTCCGGGCACCGCGCAGCCGCCCCCCGGCGATCGCCGCG is drawn from Nocardiopsis dassonvillei subsp. dassonvillei DSM 43111 and contains these coding sequences:
- a CDS encoding DUF4956 domain-containing protein, with protein sequence MFWFALAVNTTAIIVLSYAIYFRRHGRRDLLLAYVALNTGIFAVVSMLTNQEVGLAVGFGLFGVLSILRLRSDLISQGEIGYYFTAIALGLVNAVAAPMPWVLLGLNALLLTGMYAADHPRLLSRHERRILTLDVVHEDSVALRQDLEARLRGRVTKIEVTEVDYVRDLMVVDVRFQAPRIASVPGSGRGFGHGFTSVTGRR
- a CDS encoding polyphosphate polymerase domain-containing protein codes for the protein MTLDALGPVETPAPVDVPSPVLAALRPMSLAEINERAALVTRTCRKYLVPVELLEPLFAAAGDRFGVLTIDGQRDFQYSSTYFDTPDLRTFHDHRQGRRVRFKARTRTYVDTGTRMFEIKLKGARGITDKTRIAYTGPPDRMTPEARRFLDDTLLSYGIEAPDVLAASAVTDYRRTTVVAFSGEERVTVDTGLVGYRAGWSVRMRPDAVLLEIKTRGGLTATERRLHEHGVREARFTKYGATVAALEPGLRGNRWHRAMGACLDHPAPCALERARVGAAPALRRNR
- a CDS encoding AAA family ATPase, translating into MRDQDGCLILSGMPGAGKSTVAPLVAARYPRAAHISGDVLSYMVVQGRVGFNGRPAEEARRQLRLCVRNMCDLAANFADNGVFPVVEYTIDNRRMLDAMVEMLRPRPVMFVALFPPLEVCRRRNATRDPGHRVDFDFAPHYRAMREDLGGVGWWLDTAALTPEETADLIRARAHEEALL